TATCTGCCCCCAAAGAGGCAGCCTCAGCCACTACCTCATCGGTCACATCCAGGCAGGTGAGAATCTTATGCACTTCCTGCGCGGGACTGCCCAACAACAGACCTGGATTATCCCATTCTTCTGCCAGCCTCTTGGGTGCAATGCGCTCCAAGGCTTCCATGACCTGCTGGCACTTCACAGCTTTGCTCACCAGTAAAGCCTCCCTTCAAGCTCCTTGATAAGTTCCAATACCTTGACATACTTCTTGGTCTTCTGGGCCCGGGGACTTTTCTCCATGCCCGAAGCCACCCGCTTCTGCTGGAACAGCAGCTGCTCGATATGGTGACGCAGGAGGGGCGGCTTCTTTTCCCAAAGCTTAGGGCCTATCAAAAGCTCCACAGGGGCTGGATAGCGCTTCCTGCCCTGCTCTGCCTTGATGATCTCGTAAATGCGCCCGTCATCCACGGCCAGGGCCTCATCCACGATATGCCAGCCGTTGCGGTAAAGCCAGCGGCGCAATTCCTCCGCCCCGTTCATAGGCTGCAGGATGAGATACTTCAACCCCTCAACCACTTCTGGCCTCACTGCCAGTATCTCCGTCATGAGGACGCCCCCCATGCCTGCCAGGCACACGGTGTCCACTTCTCCGGGCTTCAAGACCTGCACGCCGTCCCCCAGCCGCAGGGTTATCTTCTCTGTCAGCCCCTCCATCTTCAGGCTCCTGCCCGCTGCCTCCAGGGGACCTGAGTTCTTGTCACTGGCAATGACGAAATCCGCCTTGCCGGACTTTATAAGCTCTATAGCCAGATAACCGTGGTCCGTACCCACATCAGCCACCCGGCTCCCCGGCTCCACAAAATCCGCCAGGGCCTGCAATCTATCATCCAATCCCATGAGGATACCTCCTCCGCAAATACAAGAAAAAGAAAAAGGGCGCAACGCCTCCGTCACACCCTTGTGTATTCATAATGGCTCCTCGAGCAGGATTCGAACCTGCGACAGCCTGATTAACAGTCAGGTGCTCTACCGGCTGAGCTATCGAGGAATAAAAACCAACGTAGACAATTATAACGCATTGTTCAAATTTTGTCGATAGACAAAATTCACCAATTTACGTTTCGACGAGGCCACCGCTCAGTACAAGTCAAGCATAAGTTGTTTGCGTTGCCACGTTAATATATTTTCATAACCTGCAAAACGAGTCATAGGCACCTCGACCAATACTGTCAAGATGCCTATAGAAAGTTTAGTCTAAGAAATCCTTCAGCTTGCGGCTGCGGCTGGGATGCCTGAGCTTCCTCAGGGCCTTGGCCTCAATCTGGCGGATGCGCTCGCGGGTGACCCCGAAGCTCTGACCC
This genomic interval from Selenomonas sp. AB3002 contains the following:
- a CDS encoding class I SAM-dependent methyltransferase yields the protein MGLDDRLQALADFVEPGSRVADVGTDHGYLAIELIKSGKADFVIASDKNSGPLEAAGRSLKMEGLTEKITLRLGDGVQVLKPGEVDTVCLAGMGGVLMTEILAVRPEVVEGLKYLILQPMNGAEELRRWLYRNGWHIVDEALAVDDGRIYEIIKAEQGRKRYPAPVELLIGPKLWEKKPPLLRHHIEQLLFQQKRVASGMEKSPRAQKTKKYVKVLELIKELEGRLYW